A genomic stretch from Vanrija pseudolonga chromosome 6, complete sequence includes:
- the glkA gene encoding Glucokinase, with protein sequence MPLPEITKTIEPYFLLKEDKLCEIVEFFKQELDAGLTNYGEDVAMVPTFVPGVPDGSEQGTFLALDLGGTNLRVCEVRLHGNNKFDIKQQKYKVSEELKQGQARVLFDYIADSVDAFLTDIGSDLQPEGNEPLLLGFTFSFPVEQTALDRGKLLTWTKGFNAKNAVGNDVVKLLQDAFDRKHIHVKCVALVNDTVGTLLSRSYQNGPALIGAIFGTGTNGAYIDRTSTIKKLGKDKVAELEKGGEHAGEYMIVNTEWGAFDNKRRCLPVSIFDNKLDRESINPRKQAFEKMVSGMYLGEITRNILLFLIDSSLLFDGHSSDILNTHYGFDAAFVSKVEGAKTDDEVKAAIIDDLKVDVANVRDSDAPLVRWAVNIVADRACTLSATAIAAIVLHTAPNRRKEEAQTIDVGVDGSVAEFLPNFEKRVRGALRQVLGEETEKKITIGLAKDGSGVGAALGALTAKKAAAAHGRKV encoded by the exons TTCAAGCAGGAGCTCGATGCAGGCCTGACAAActacggcgaggacgtcgccaTGGTGCCGACCTTTGTGCCCGGCGTTCCGGATGGCTCGGAgcaagg caccttcctcgccctcgaccttggaGGCACCAACCTCCGCGTGTGCGAGGTCCGCCTGCACGGCAACAACAAGTTTGACATCAAGCAGCAAAAGTACAAGGTGTCGGAGGAGTTGAAGCAGGGCCAGGCGCGCGTGCTGTTTG ACTACAtcgccgactcggtcgacgCCTTCCTGACCGACATTGGCAGCGACCTGCAGCCCGAGGGCAACGAGCCCCTGCTGCTCGGCTTCACGTTCTCGTTCCCCGTCGAGCAGACGGCCCTGGACAGAGGCAAGCTGCTCACCTGGACCAAGGGGTTCAACGCCAAGAACGCGGTCGGCAACGACGTTGTCAAGCTCCTCCAGGACGCGTTTGACCGCAAGCATATCCACGTCAAGTGTGTGGCGCTGGTTAATGAC ACCGTCGGCACCCTCCTCTCCAGGTCATACCAGAACGGCCCCGCCCTCATCGGCGCCATCTTCGGCACGGGCACCAACGGCGCGTACATTGACCGCACGAGCACCATCAAGAAGCttggcaaggacaaggttgccgagctcgagaagggcggcgagcacgcgggCGAGTACATGATTGTCAACACTGAGTGGGGAGCATTTGACAACAAG cgccgctgcctcccCGTCTCCATCTTTGACAACAAGCTTGACCGCGAGTCGATCAACCCGCGCAAGCAGGCATTCGAGAAGATGGTCTCGGGCATGTACCTTGGCGAGATTACGCGCAACATTTTGCTGTTCCTGAtcgactcgtcgctgctgttTGACGGCCACAGCTCGGATATCCTCAACACGCACTACGGCTTTGACGCAGCCTTTGTGTCCAAGGTGGAGGGCGCCaagacggacgacgaggtcaaggcggccatcatcgacgacctcaaggtGGACGTGGCGAACGTGCGTGACTCGGATGCGCCGCTCGTGCGCTGGGCCGTCAACATTGTCGCCGACCGCGCGTGCACGCTCTCCGCGACGGCCATTGCCGCGATCGTGCTCCACACCGCTCCCAACAggcgcaaggaggaggcgcagaccatcgacgtcggcgtcgacggctcgGTCGCAGAGTTCCTGCCCAACTTTGAGAAGCGCGTCCGCGGCGCCCTGCGGCAagtcctcggcgaggagacggagAAGAAGATCACCATCGGCCTCGCAAAGGACGgctcgggcgtcggcgccgccctcggcgcgctgactgccaagaaggccgccgcggcccacGGACGTAAAGTGTAA
- the acu-15_3 gene encoding Transcriptional activator protein acu-15, translated as MSMSTPESDTSPRPPGGSGARYGFLGAGTGTGSGSSRRASGANSPGETKPTIPGINGPTRTPSASELAAEAEAKRRKVQRACDVCRRKKIRCEGPMNSNSASKCANCQEYGLECTYVEAAKRRGPPKGYIETLEQRCGRLERLLNQLHPNLDVVSTVGPTPDRDDFDLGSYQEQLRALAIPPYPALKAAPAIDPGSAIGSSPQTAAAAPSPPPRVLGPAPWQHHERDPNRPPDDEVEAGEHSRLAHAMIKLNIRDHEAFRFHGKASGAHLVRLVNELKYSEADVTFFERLNSSRRTEYWMVPEWEKVIATENVHPLDYSIWPDEDLASRLIDGYFEHINPMMPLLNRSIFTRQYQSGLWSTNSEFAKMCLMVFANGARYTDDERVYWPADCATTEEGRERLRNDRDGTLKYSAGWVYVRAVIKMGKSWLQGPSLLDLQITVLVCLFLNGSAVPHLAWLVAGSGIRQAQEIGIHVRSTMVHTNPIDRALYNRAFWCLYHFDRLSCAAIGRSVAIQDSDFDADYPIPVDDEYWDTGDPDRDFKQPPGLPPDPAIAAFTHLLKLDHVLGAALRTIYAVNKLPEHGPDQRAIVVELDSALNAWADSVPDNLRWDPTRADKRLFEHSAVLYAHYYYVQILIHRPFIPTRKHPENVGFPSLAICSNAARSICNILDAVLRRGRQYGTLPGHAVSIAFALPASTAAIVLLMNVYAVRQRQNERDRCMNDVKRVIAALKEMELTWRQAGKMTDLITEVARESTGDFKGMENVSPNTKRSHDEASDPPPSVGTPGAPEFGPFATSVLAHQQAHAAYEQGTGGQTLDCLPGQSQQGTPQTQHPTPVDPNGHAPGASSGPSASTSDSTAPPTPGFIAAVTGQGGAAWGSGGGFPGMPGSEAVMAAPDFFDAGDLHNLNYAVMNFDMLGDSSSPEFWTQLLRQQSGGLPISNGIVGSMPGLGGGLAPNGPNPSASQPGPGQQQPNWNFLPWLPTDIQPEQQQAAQQGRRQ; from the exons ATGTCCATGTCCACCCCCGAAAGCGACACGAGTCCGCGGCCgccaggcggcagcggcgcccgTTAtggcttcctcggcgccggcacgggcacgggctctggctcgtcgcgccgcgcgtcgggcgcAAACTCGCCAGGAGAGACAAAACCTACCATCCCGGGCATCAACGGGCCGACGCGCAccccgtcggcgtccgagctcgctgccgaggccgaggccaagcggCGTAAAGTGCAGCGCGCGTGCGATGTGTGTCGAAG GAAGAAGATTCGCTGCGAGGGCCCGATGAACTCGAACTCGGCGAGCAAGTGCGCAAACTGCCAGGAATACGGCCTCGAGTGCACCtacgtcgaggcggccaagcgccGCGGCCCGCCCAAGGGGTACATCGAGACCCTTGAGCAGCGCTGTGGccggctcgagcgcctgctcAATCAGCTTCACCCCAATCTTGATGTCGTGTCGACCGTGGGGCCCACGCCGGACCGCGACGACTTTGACCTCGGCAGCTACcaggagcagctgcgcgcgctcgccatccCGCCGTACcccgcgctcaaggcggcgccggccatCGACCCAGGCTCAGCGATTGGCAGCTCGCCGCAGactgcagcggcggcgccgagccccccACCCCGCGTGCTTGGCCCCGCGCCGTGGCAGCACCACGAGCGTGATCCCAACCGGCCTCCAGATGACGAAGTCGAGGCCGGTGAGCAcagccgcctcgcgcacgccaTGATCAAACTGAACATACGAGACCACGAGGCCTTCCGCTTCCACGGCAAGGCGTCGGGCGCGCATCTCGTCAGACTGGTCAACGAGCTCAAGTACTCGGAGGCCGATGTCACCTTCTTTGAGCGCCTCAACTCGTCCCGCAGGACAGAGTACTGGATGGTGCCCGAGTGGGAAAAGGTCATCGCGACGGAGAATGTCCACCCATTAGACTACTCTATCTGGCCCGACGAGGACCTGGCAAGTCGCCTGATCGACGGATACTTTGAACACATCAACCCCATGATGCCGCTCCTCAACCGCTCCATCTTCACCCGCCAGTACCAGTCTGGGCTCTGGAGCACAAATTCCGAGTTTGCAAAGATGTGTCTGATGGTGTTTGCCAACGGCGCACGCTACACGGACGACGAGAGAGTCTACTGGCCCGCAGACTGCGCAACGacagaagaaggccgcgagcgcctccgCAACGACCGCGACGGTACCCTCAAGTACTCTGCCGGCTGGGTCTATGTCCGCGCCGTTATCAAGATGGGCAAGTCGTGGCTCCAGGGCCCTAGCCTTCTCGACCTGCAGATCACGGTGCTCGTGTGCCTGTTCCTCAATGGCAGTGCCGTCCCCCACCTCGCTTGGCTCGTCGCTGGGTCGGGTATCCGCCAAGCCCAGGAAATCGGCATCCATGTGCGCTCAACAATGGTCCACACAAACCCCATCGACCGTGCACTCTACAACCGCGCCTTCTGGTGTCTGTACCACTTTGACCGTCTTAGCTGTGCAGCTATTGGCCGGTCCGTCGCCATCCAAGACTCTGACTTTGACGCCGACTACCCTATTCCTGTTGATGACGAGTACTGGGACACGGGTGACCCGGACCGCGACTTCAAGCAGCCGCCAGGCCTGCCCCCAGACCCCGCGATCGCTGCCTTCACTcacctcctcaagctcgaccacgtcctcggcgctgccCTCCGGACAATCTATGCCGTCAACAAGCTCCCCGAGCACGGACCCGACCAGCGTGccattgtcgtcgagctcgacagcgcGCTCAACGCCTGGGCCGACTCGGTGCCCGACAACCTCCGCTGGGACCCTACGCGCGCCGACAAGCGCCTGTTTGAGCACTCTGCTGTCCTCTACGCCCACTACTACTACGTCCAGATCCTCATCCACCGACCGTTCATTCCGACCCGCAAGCACCCCGAAAACGTCGGCTTCCCCTCCCTCGCCATCTGCAGCAACGCCGCCCGCTCCATTTGCAACATTCTCGACGCCGTACTCCGCCGTGGGCGCCAGTACGGCACGCTTCCTGGCCACGCCGTGTCGATTGCATTCGCGCTCCCGGCGTCGACTGCGGCCATTGTGCTCCTCATGAACGTGTACGCCGTTCGCCAGCGCCAAAACGAGCGCGACAGGTGCATGAACGACGTCAAGCGCGTCATTGCCGCCCTCAAGGAGATGGAGCTCACTTGGCGCCAGGCCGGCAAGATGACAGACTTGATCACCGAAGTCGCCCGCGAGTCCACAGGCGACTTCAAGGGCATGGAGAACGTCTCGCCCAACACGAAGAGGTCGCATGATGAGGCATCCGACCCACCCCCTTCAGTCGGCACACCTGGCGCACCAGAATTCGGCCCCTTTGCCACAAGTGTCCTTGCTCATCAGCAAGCACACGCCGCGTACGAGCAGGGCACGGGCGGCCAGACGCTCGACTGCCTCCCTGGTCAGAGCCAGCAGGGTACACCACAAACACAGCACCCGACACCCGTGGACCCCAACGGCCACGCCCCGGGCGCCAGCTCCGGGCCGAGTGCATCGACCTCGGATTCCACGGCGCCCCCGACGCCTGGCTTTATCGCAGCGGTCACCGGCCAGGGTGGTGCGGCGTGGGGAAGCGGCGGTGGCTTCCCGGGCATGCCCGGCAGCGAGGCTGTCATGGCCGCTCCCGACTTCTTCGACGCGGGCGACCTCCACAACCTCAACTACGCCGTCATGAACTTTGACATGCTGGGCGACTCGTCGAGCCCCGAGTTCTGGACACAGCTGCTGCGGCAGCAGTCTGGCGGCCTGCCGATCAGCAACGGCATTGTCGGGAGCATGCCtggcctgggcggcgggctggctcCCAACGGCCCCAACCCTTCTGCGTCCCAGCCCGGCCcgggacagcagcagcccaacTGGAACTTCTTGCCCTGGCTGCCGACGGATATCCAGccggagcagcagcaggcggcgcagcaagGCCGGCGGCAGTAA